A genomic stretch from Arachis stenosperma cultivar V10309 chromosome 3, arast.V10309.gnm1.PFL2, whole genome shotgun sequence includes:
- the LOC130969820 gene encoding 60S ribosomal protein L7-4-like has translation MSKAEVKGVVPESVLKKQKRSEEWALAKTQQLQAAKKTSFQTRKLIFNRAKHYSKEYAQQEKELIRLKREAKLKGGFYVDPEAKLLFIIRIRGINAVHPKTRKILQLLWLRQPYFKFFWLQIFNGVFLKVNKATMNMLHRIESYVTYGYPNLKSVRELIYKRGYEKFDRQRIALTDNSIIEQTLGKHGIICVEDLIHEIMTVGPHFREANNFLWPFKLKAPLGGLKKKRNHYVEGGDAGNREAYINELIRRMN, from the exons ATGTCGAAGGCGGAGGTGAAAGGCGTGGTTCCAGAATCTGTATTGAAGAAGCAGAAGAGGAGCGAGGAGTGGGCCCTTGCCAAAACCCAACAACTCCAAGCCGCTAAGAAAACCAGCTTCCAAACTCGCAAGTTGATTTTTAACAGAGCCAAACACTACTCTAAGGAATACGCTCAGCAG GAAAAGGAGCTAATTAGGTTGAAGCGCGAGGCCAAGCTTAAAGGAGGCTTTTATGTCGATCCTGAAGCTAAACTCTTATTCATCATCAGGATCCGTGG TATCAATGCTGTGCACCCTAAGACAAGGAAGATTTTGCAGCTCTTGTGGTTGAGGCAG CCGTATTTCAAGTTCTTTTGGCTTCAGATCTTTAATGGTGTATTCCTCAAGGTTAACAAAGCAACCATGAATATGCTGCACAGGATAGAGTCGTATGTTACATACGG GTATCCCAATCTGAAGAGTGTTAGAGAATTAATTTACAAGAGAGGCTATGAAAAATTTGATAGGCAGAGAATTGCTTTGACAGACAACTCCATCATTGAACAA ACATTGGGGAAGCACGGAATTATATGCGTTGAAGATCTGATCCACGAGATAATGACAGTTGGTCCTCACTTCAGAGAAGCAAACAACTTCCTATGGCCCTTCAAATTGAAGGCTCCATTGGGTGgtttgaagaagaaaaggaatCATTATGTCGAAGGAGGTGACGCAGGTAACAGGGAAGCTTACATAAATGAGCTTATTAGAAGGAtgaattaa